A single region of the Xylanibacillus composti genome encodes:
- a CDS encoding class I SAM-dependent methyltransferase: MFIAKDWEQYELIDLGGGEKLERWGDVVLRRPDPQIIWPIQPRNRKRWDAADAHYHRSNAGGGHWEFRKQLPERWKIQYGPLHFYIKPTNFKHTGLFPEQAANWSWIMESIQRAGRPIKLLNLFAYTGGATVAAASAGAEVVHVDAAKGMVQWAKENVQLSGLQHRTVRFITDDVFKFVMREQRRGNRYDAIVMDPPSYGRGPGGETWKLEKDLYPFLQTCLSILSDKPLFVLVNAYTTGLSPVVLSNLMKLTLGQRYGGRITTGELGLPVTLSDLVLPAGILGRWEGQ, translated from the coding sequence ATGTTTATCGCAAAGGACTGGGAGCAATACGAGTTGATTGACTTGGGCGGCGGCGAAAAGCTGGAACGCTGGGGGGATGTGGTGCTGCGCCGTCCCGATCCGCAAATCATCTGGCCGATTCAACCGCGCAACCGCAAGCGCTGGGATGCAGCTGACGCCCATTATCATCGCAGCAATGCCGGAGGCGGCCACTGGGAATTTCGCAAGCAGCTCCCTGAACGCTGGAAGATTCAATACGGACCGCTGCACTTTTACATAAAGCCTACGAATTTCAAGCATACCGGCCTATTTCCGGAACAGGCCGCCAATTGGTCTTGGATCATGGAGAGTATTCAACGGGCCGGCAGACCCATTAAGCTGTTGAATCTTTTCGCTTATACGGGCGGCGCCACTGTTGCAGCTGCAAGTGCTGGCGCGGAGGTCGTCCATGTGGATGCAGCCAAAGGCATGGTGCAGTGGGCGAAGGAAAATGTGCAGCTTTCGGGGCTGCAGCATCGCACCGTACGCTTTATTACCGACGATGTATTCAAGTTTGTCATGCGCGAGCAGCGGAGAGGCAATCGGTACGATGCGATCGTTATGGATCCGCCCTCTTACGGAAGAGGTCCGGGCGGGGAAACATGGAAGCTGGAAAAGGATTTGTATCCATTCCTCCAAACATGCCTCTCCATCCTTTCAGACAAGCCGTTGTTCGTCTTAGTGAATGCCTATACGACCGGGCTGTCTCCTGTAGTGCTCAGCAATCTAATGAAGCTGACGCTTGGGCAGCGGTACGGAGGCCGCATTACAACTGGCGAGCTTGGGCTTCCGGTAACGCTGAGCGATCTGGTCCTGCCAGCTGGCATACTGGGTCGGTGGGAGGGACAATGA